A region from the Clostridium beijerinckii genome encodes:
- a CDS encoding phage tail protein codes for MSENKVNFGLTNVHYAPFTVVDGVITYGTPKPIQGAITLSLDPRGDMTEFYADNILYYSASNNQGYDGTLSIANIPEEFAISALGEEKDSIDLVLTEKANLVGKPFAIMFQFEGDIKATRFVLYNCTASRSKVGSSTKSDKTEPNENELAFIASPRATDLAVKTKTTTGTPLAIYDAWYSKVYEKAV; via the coding sequence ATGTCAGAAAATAAAGTTAATTTTGGATTAACGAATGTACATTATGCTCCTTTTACAGTTGTTGATGGGGTAATTACATATGGTACACCAAAACCAATTCAAGGGGCGATTACTTTGTCGCTTGATCCTAGGGGAGACATGACTGAATTTTATGCTGATAATATACTTTATTATTCAGCGAGCAATAATCAAGGTTACGATGGAACACTATCTATTGCAAACATTCCAGAAGAATTTGCAATTAGTGCATTAGGTGAAGAAAAAGACTCAATAGATTTAGTGTTAACTGAAAAAGCAAATCTAGTGGGTAAGCCATTTGCAATTATGTTTCAATTTGAAGGAGATATAAAAGCAACAAGATTTGTTTTATATAACTGTACTGCATCAAGATCTAAAGTTGGTTCAAGTACAAAATCAGATAAAACTGAACCAAATGAGAATGAATTAGCATTCATAGCTTCACCAAGAGCTACTGATTTAGCAGTTAAAACAAAAACTACTACAGGAACTCCTTTAGCAATTTACGATGCATGGTATTCAAAAGTCTATGAAAAAGCAGTTTAA
- a CDS encoding N-acetylmuramoyl-L-alanine amidase codes for MSNFVIAVGHTASGNIGCGVVARLDESNCTSEITALVAEYLKGKGHVVNLLRVDESNSYEFEDCYIRANQANEIAKTTEVELYVEIHINAGGGNGPEVCVTGKSEVANQYATKVSMSIANALNLTNRGVKTRNLIVLNRTVMSAILVECLFADSSDASVYNAEVIARAIVNGLVGAESSSDSVWKLGWNRNEIGWWWCTDTTNRYYYTSQNGWKEIDREWYIFDSRGYALESAWYYDESDGYWYYLDGSCKMVRGRKDKPLWVWIDSGCYAFDEHGWMYCDCVTPDGFTVGGSGAWIS; via the coding sequence ATGAGTAATTTTGTTATAGCAGTAGGTCATACTGCTAGTGGAAATATTGGTTGTGGTGTTGTTGCAAGGCTTGATGAAAGTAATTGTACAAGTGAAATTACAGCTTTGGTTGCAGAATATTTAAAGGGAAAAGGGCATGTTGTTAATTTGTTGAGGGTGGATGAGAGCAATAGTTATGAGTTTGAAGATTGCTATATTAGAGCTAATCAAGCTAATGAAATTGCAAAGACAACAGAGGTTGAATTATATGTGGAGATTCATATTAATGCAGGGGGAGGTAATGGGCCAGAAGTTTGTGTTACTGGAAAATCTGAGGTGGCTAATCAATATGCTACTAAGGTAAGTATGTCTATAGCTAATGCTCTGAATTTGACTAATAGAGGGGTAAAGACACGAAATCTTATTGTTCTTAATAGAACTGTTATGTCAGCAATTTTGGTTGAATGTTTATTTGCAGATAGCTCTGATGCATCTGTTTATAATGCTGAGGTAATTGCAAGGGCTATTGTTAATGGGTTAGTTGGAGCTGAGAGTTCTAGTGATAGTGTTTGGAAATTGGGGTGGAACAGGAATGAAATCGGATGGTGGTGGTGCACTGATACTACTAATAGATATTATTATACTTCACAGAATGGGTGGAAGGAGATTGATAGAGAGTGGTATATATTTGATAGTAGAGGATATGCTTTAGAGTCTGCTTGGTATTATGATGAAAGTGATGGATATTGGTATTACTTAGATGGAAGCTGTAAGATGGTGAGGGGGCGTAAGGACAAGCCTTTGTGGGTTTGGATTGATAGTGGGTGTTATGCTTTTGATGAACATGGGTGGATGTATTGTGATTGTGTTACTCCTGATGGGTTTACTGTTGGTGGAAGTGGGGCTTGGATTAGTTAA
- a CDS encoding AbrB family transcriptional regulator, with protein sequence MKESGIVRKVDPLGRIVIPKEIRKVMSINEGDALEIVKDNNGILLRKYTRGCIFCGSDESIIEFKEMIVCTKCKKGLIEE encoded by the coding sequence ATGAAAGAATCAGGGATAGTAAGAAAAGTTGATCCACTTGGGAGAATTGTAATACCAAAAGAAATAAGAAAGGTAATGTCTATTAATGAAGGCGATGCTTTAGAAATAGTCAAAGATAATAATGGAATATTATTAAGAAAATATACTAGAGGATGCATATTTTGTGGTAGTGATGAGAGCATTATTGAATTTAAAGAGATGATTGTTTGCACTAAATGTAAAAAAGGTTTGATAGAAGAATAA
- a CDS encoding antirestriction protein ArdA, which translates to MINLYITNLGKYNEGYIIGKWLELPASDEEIEKVLKEIGIDGVIYEEYFFTDWESIEGIEINEYSSLKELNEIAETLESLSEGDLKICQCLMKNENCSLEEAIEKKEERIIINLEKDTTVDECSNLAYSYINEIYGDVSDLSRETLERYFDFKSFGRDLSFDYFIDDNLNIAISNN; encoded by the coding sequence ATGATTAATTTATACATAACTAATTTAGGGAAATATAACGAAGGCTATATAATAGGAAAGTGGCTTGAATTACCTGCAAGTGATGAAGAAATTGAAAAGGTACTAAAGGAAATAGGTATTGATGGGGTAATATATGAAGAATATTTCTTTACTGATTGGGAAAGTATAGAGGGAATTGAAATCAATGAATATTCATCATTAAAAGAGCTTAACGAAATTGCTGAAACTTTAGAAAGTTTAAGTGAAGGGGATTTAAAAATTTGCCAGTGTTTAATGAAAAATGAAAATTGTTCACTGGAGGAAGCTATAGAGAAAAAAGAAGAGCGAATAATAATCAATTTAGAAAAAGATACAACAGTTGATGAATGTAGTAATTTAGCATATTCATATATTAATGAAATTTACGGTGATGTAAGTGATTTGAGCAGAGAAACATTAGAAAGATATTTTGATTTTAAGAGCTTTGGAAGAGATTTAAGTTTTGATTATTTTATTGATGATAACTTAAATATTGCAATTAGTAATAATTAA
- a CDS encoding peptidase S24, translating into MRLYSGTAEQFILDNNRNHIAEKLKLGFFSKFRHVPSENEVLSWKNSLKELSDIFSEIGLKDNGVLLEYQLPLTSKRLDCMVTGKSKVNIDEAVIIELKQWSKCDKSNGKNEVVTWIGGVKKDVLHPSAQVGQYMRYLGDTHTAFNSGEEDKIILSACSYLHNYKYQTEDAILNEKFNSIINNYPMFSNDDKEKLGKYIADKVGNGKGVEILKKVENGKYKPTKKLMNHVSNIIKGTPKYILLDEQQIVYDKVLATAEESCKNDKKKVLIIKGGPGTGKSVVAINLMADLLKEGYVTQYATGSRAFTETLRTVIGSKGSSEFKYFNSYMVASENMLDVLICDEAHRIRKTSNSRFTKKEIKSDLEQIEELIRTAKVSVFFIDDRQVVRPDEIGSTEYIKEKALEKGCEIYEYELKAQFRCDGSDGFVNWIDNTLGVRPTANIIWNCNEDKFDFKIAKSPLELENMIKEKSKEGYSARIVAGFCWPWSKEPNEDGTLKNDVVIGDFKRPWNAHPDIRNINTNIPKAPKWAHDENGINQIGCIYTAQGFEFDYVGVIVGKDLTYDLDLQKWIGNKEHCEDTVVKRSKEKLVELLKNTYRVLLSRGMKGCYVYFEDRDTERFFKSRVE; encoded by the coding sequence ATGAGATTATATTCAGGCACTGCAGAGCAGTTTATATTAGATAATAATAGAAACCATATTGCCGAAAAACTTAAGTTAGGCTTTTTTAGTAAGTTTAGACATGTTCCTTCTGAAAATGAAGTCTTATCTTGGAAGAATTCCTTGAAGGAATTATCTGATATATTTAGTGAAATTGGACTTAAGGACAATGGAGTTTTACTTGAATATCAGTTACCATTAACATCAAAAAGATTAGATTGTATGGTAACTGGTAAGAGCAAAGTTAATATAGATGAAGCTGTAATTATAGAATTAAAACAATGGAGTAAATGTGATAAATCAAATGGTAAGAATGAAGTTGTGACTTGGATTGGTGGAGTTAAAAAAGATGTACTTCATCCATCAGCACAAGTAGGTCAATATATGAGGTATTTAGGAGATACTCATACTGCTTTTAATAGTGGTGAAGAGGATAAAATTATTTTAAGTGCGTGCTCCTATTTGCATAATTATAAATATCAGACTGAAGATGCAATATTAAATGAAAAGTTTAATTCTATAATTAATAACTATCCAATGTTTAGCAATGATGATAAAGAAAAATTAGGAAAATATATTGCTGATAAAGTAGGTAATGGTAAAGGCGTAGAAATACTTAAAAAGGTGGAGAATGGTAAATACAAACCTACGAAAAAGCTTATGAATCATGTATCTAATATAATAAAAGGTACTCCTAAATATATTTTATTAGATGAACAACAAATAGTATATGATAAAGTACTTGCAACCGCTGAAGAATCTTGCAAGAATGATAAAAAGAAAGTATTGATAATTAAAGGTGGTCCAGGTACAGGAAAGTCAGTAGTTGCAATAAATTTAATGGCTGATTTATTAAAGGAAGGTTATGTTACACAATATGCTACAGGATCTAGGGCATTTACTGAAACTTTAAGAACAGTAATAGGAAGCAAAGGATCTTCTGAATTTAAGTATTTTAATAGTTATATGGTAGCAAGTGAAAATATGTTAGATGTCTTAATATGTGATGAAGCTCATAGAATTCGTAAGACAAGTAATAGTAGATTTACTAAAAAGGAAATAAAATCTGACTTAGAGCAGATAGAAGAGTTAATTAGGACAGCAAAAGTAAGTGTATTTTTTATAGATGACAGGCAAGTAGTAAGACCTGATGAAATAGGATCTACAGAGTATATAAAAGAAAAAGCTTTGGAAAAAGGCTGCGAAATATATGAATATGAGCTAAAAGCACAATTTAGATGTGATGGTTCAGATGGGTTTGTAAATTGGATTGATAATACTTTGGGTGTTAGACCTACAGCAAATATTATTTGGAATTGTAATGAAGATAAATTTGATTTTAAAATAGCAAAGTCACCATTAGAACTTGAAAACATGATAAAAGAAAAATCAAAAGAAGGCTATTCCGCAAGAATAGTTGCAGGATTTTGTTGGCCATGGTCAAAAGAACCTAATGAAGATGGTACTTTAAAAAATGATGTGGTAATAGGTGATTTTAAAAGACCTTGGAATGCTCATCCAGATATAAGAAATATAAATACCAATATACCAAAGGCGCCAAAGTGGGCACATGATGAAAATGGAATAAATCAAATTGGATGTATTTATACAGCACAAGGATTTGAATTTGATTATGTGGGAGTAATTGTAGGTAAAGATTTGACTTATGATTTAGATTTGCAGAAGTGGATTGGAAATAAGGAACATTGTGAAGATACTGTTGTAAAAAGATCTAAGGAAAAGCTTGTTGAGTTACTTAAGAATACTTATCGAGTACTTTTATCTAGAGGGATGAAGGGGTGCTATGTTTATTTTGAGGATAGGGATACGGAGAGATTTTTTAAGAGCAGGGTGGAATAA
- a CDS encoding nucleotide pyrophosphohydrolase, with protein sequence MDNKINISESMELVKKFCDDRDWEQFHNPKDLAIGISTEANELLSLFRFKNEEDMKEIFDNIKKREDIEDETADIFFFLLRFAQMNNIDLSEVLKKKIEKNNKKYNVEKFKGSNKKYSED encoded by the coding sequence ATGGACAACAAAATCAATATTAGTGAGTCAATGGAACTGGTTAAGAAATTTTGTGATGATAGAGATTGGGAGCAATTTCATAATCCAAAGGATTTAGCTATTGGAATATCTACAGAGGCAAATGAATTATTATCATTGTTTAGATTTAAGAATGAAGAGGATATGAAAGAAATATTTGATAATATTAAGAAAAGAGAAGATATAGAGGATGAAACTGCAGATATATTTTTCTTCTTGCTAAGATTTGCTCAAATGAATAATATAGATTTATCAGAAGTATTAAAGAAGAAAATTGAAAAGAATAATAAAAAGTATAATGTAGAAAAATTTAAAGGGTCTAATAAAAAGTATTCGGAGGATTAG
- a CDS encoding FRG domain-containing protein, whose amino-acid sequence MIEINSIEEYLKFIKDFYEKSGGEIWYRGHWSDEWELKPNLYRTAKMITNGKDQMTILKYKFVDFKSEFLKLKNEIIKNKLFDISGLNDFQLMFIAQHYGLLTPILDWTTDPLVALFFALDGDTHNDGEFPVIYIMKPGFCNEWSCIGYNDGSRITDPLCIDNDSSNLFDKLTNDLNNSAANHVPIAIYSKKDFSHRICRQSGRFTLHGAVGPLNYRWNNTTIEGEKLVDEIKINVAAIEEIKKYLLALNINSETIYREIGTPLDKICSSIKCQELEKFKSSISKTNETLLKNK is encoded by the coding sequence ATGATAGAAATAAATAGTATTGAAGAATATTTAAAATTTATAAAGGATTTTTATGAAAAAAGTGGTGGAGAAATTTGGTATAGGGGACATTGGTCAGATGAGTGGGAATTAAAACCTAATTTATATAGAACTGCAAAAATGATTACTAATGGTAAAGATCAGATGACAATATTGAAATATAAATTTGTTGATTTTAAAAGCGAATTTCTAAAATTAAAAAATGAAATTATAAAAAATAAGTTATTTGATATTTCAGGATTAAATGATTTTCAGCTAATGTTTATTGCACAACATTATGGTTTATTGACACCTATTTTAGATTGGACAACAGATCCATTAGTAGCTTTATTTTTTGCATTAGATGGTGATACTCACAATGATGGTGAATTTCCTGTTATATATATTATGAAACCAGGTTTTTGTAATGAGTGGTCATGTATTGGTTATAATGATGGTAGTCGTATTACAGACCCACTATGTATTGATAATGATTCAAGCAATTTATTTGATAAGTTGACTAATGATTTGAATAACTCTGCAGCAAATCATGTACCTATAGCTATATATAGTAAAAAAGATTTTTCACATAGAATATGTAGACAATCTGGTAGGTTTACGTTGCATGGAGCAGTTGGTCCATTAAATTATAGATGGAATAATACAACAATAGAAGGTGAAAAACTTGTAGATGAAATTAAAATTAATGTTGCAGCAATTGAAGAGATAAAAAAATACCTTTTAGCATTAAATATTAATAGTGAAACTATATATCGTGAGATAGGAACTCCATTGGATAAGATTTGTAGTTCTATAAAATGCCAAGAATTAGAGAAATTTAAAAGTTCCATTAGTAAAACCAATGAAACATTATTAAAAAATAAATGA
- a CDS encoding peptidase S24 → MILYKGTAKSFSEDNKNIDISSGRKIAVDKLINEFVDKFRREPEDAEIRSWENSLKEISEVFDEVGLVKQGVFLEYQLPLSSKRLDCMVIGINKENVSEAVVIELKQWQTCDKSNLEDAVVTMLEGKKKLLLHPSVQVGNYIDYLKNATDAFNENESKLNLSACVYLHNYIIEENDSLVDSKFNKIIFKYPIFVQADKENIKDFIREKVSYGVSKEILEKIATLKFETNKRLNDSVVSIIKGNSEYVLLDEQKLAFNTIIAAAESSKPGKKVLIINGGPGTGKSVIAINILAYFLRNKRKVNYATGSKWFTKNLRAMLKGTNGEYYFKYFNQYNDLEEDSMDILICDESHRIRGDRDGRSGLYQIEQLIRASKVSVFFIDNNQHIRANEIGTSQYIRHFASKYKNDNKCDLTIWETNLEAQFRCGGMDGFINWIDNTLDIEKTANILWKSNEEGFDFKICSSPEEIDNLIRKKAEEGYKSRMMAGFCWPWNEEGNKDGTLANDVKIDDYERPWNPSDKGNYKVKQNFDIPKPELWATDSKGIDQIGCVYTVQGFEFDYVGVIFGNDLLYDEGWQVNKDNSYDPMLKKSSDEEFMKSLKNIYRVLLSRGIKGCYVYFMDKDTERFFKSRIED, encoded by the coding sequence ATGATTTTATATAAAGGAACAGCTAAATCTTTTAGTGAAGACAATAAAAATATTGATATAAGTAGTGGTAGAAAGATTGCAGTAGACAAGCTAATAAATGAATTCGTTGATAAATTTAGAAGAGAGCCAGAGGATGCGGAGATAAGATCCTGGGAGAATTCTCTTAAAGAAATTTCAGAAGTATTTGATGAGGTTGGATTAGTTAAGCAAGGAGTATTTTTAGAGTATCAATTACCTTTAAGTTCTAAAAGGCTTGATTGCATGGTTATTGGAATCAATAAAGAAAATGTTTCAGAAGCAGTTGTAATTGAATTAAAGCAATGGCAAACCTGTGATAAGTCTAATTTAGAGGATGCTGTTGTAACTATGCTTGAAGGAAAGAAAAAATTATTATTGCATCCGTCTGTTCAAGTTGGAAATTATATTGATTATTTGAAGAATGCTACTGATGCATTTAATGAAAATGAAAGTAAGCTTAATTTGAGTGCATGTGTTTATTTACATAATTATATTATTGAAGAAAATGATTCACTTGTAGATTCAAAATTTAATAAAATTATATTTAAATATCCTATATTCGTACAAGCTGATAAGGAAAATATTAAAGATTTCATAAGAGAAAAAGTATCATATGGAGTTAGTAAAGAAATTTTGGAAAAGATAGCTACTCTTAAATTTGAGACTAATAAGAGGTTAAATGATTCTGTAGTAAGCATTATAAAAGGAAACTCAGAGTATGTACTTTTAGATGAACAAAAACTTGCATTTAATACAATAATAGCTGCAGCTGAATCAAGTAAGCCAGGAAAAAAAGTGTTAATAATAAATGGTGGGCCAGGTACAGGAAAATCAGTAATTGCAATTAATATTTTAGCTTATTTTTTAAGGAATAAACGTAAGGTTAATTATGCAACAGGTTCTAAGTGGTTTACTAAAAATTTAAGAGCAATGTTAAAAGGCACAAATGGAGAATATTATTTTAAATATTTCAATCAGTACAATGATTTGGAAGAAGACTCAATGGATATTTTAATATGTGATGAATCTCATAGAATACGAGGGGATAGAGATGGTAGAAGTGGGTTATATCAGATAGAACAATTGATTAGAGCATCCAAAGTAAGTGTATTTTTCATAGATAATAATCAGCATATAAGAGCAAATGAAATAGGAACTTCACAGTATATACGACATTTTGCTAGTAAATATAAGAATGATAATAAATGTGATCTTACTATTTGGGAAACAAACCTAGAAGCTCAGTTTAGGTGTGGTGGAATGGATGGCTTTATTAATTGGATTGATAATACTTTAGATATTGAAAAGACAGCTAATATACTATGGAAATCCAATGAAGAAGGATTTGATTTTAAAATATGCTCATCTCCAGAAGAAATTGATAATTTAATTAGAAAAAAAGCTGAAGAGGGATATAAATCAAGAATGATGGCAGGATTCTGTTGGCCATGGAATGAAGAAGGAAATAAAGATGGTACGTTAGCTAACGATGTTAAGATTGATGACTATGAAAGACCTTGGAATCCTAGCGATAAAGGCAACTATAAAGTAAAACAGAATTTTGATATTCCTAAACCAGAATTATGGGCTACGGATTCTAAAGGAATAGACCAAATAGGTTGTGTTTATACAGTTCAGGGATTTGAATTTGATTATGTTGGTGTCATTTTTGGCAATGACCTTTTATATGATGAAGGATGGCAAGTAAATAAAGATAATTCATATGATCCTATGCTTAAGAAATCTTCTGATGAAGAGTTTATGAAGTCACTTAAAAATATTTATAGGGTTCTTTTAAGTAGAGGAATTAAAGGTTGTTATGTATATTTTATGGACAAGGATACTGAAAGATTTTTTAAGAGTAGGATTGAAGATTAA
- a CDS encoding DUF2922 domain-containing protein → MEYVLSMTFLTEYGEKSTLSINGVKSTITQVEANALMDTIIAKNIFLPAAGALVSKSTAQLTERKVTKYEVA, encoded by the coding sequence ATGGAATATGTATTATCAATGACCTTTTTAACTGAATATGGTGAGAAGTCAACTTTAAGCATAAATGGTGTTAAATCTACTATTACACAAGTAGAAGCCAATGCTTTAATGGATACTATAATAGCAAAAAATATTTTCTTACCAGCTGCAGGTGCTCTTGTTTCAAAAAGTACTGCTCAATTGACTGAAAGAAAAGTCACTAAGTATGAAGTAGCTTAG
- a CDS encoding sigma-70 family RNA polymerase sigma factor translates to MNFEYIEYLVTNCKNGDKLSKEKLAEEFRPLIFNISKRTFIDRYEINDIQHECYQTLFKCVSLYNLEKHRFVAYATNAIKNNINDLMKRIKTRSSTEGNNALSLHADVEKDLPSQDIGLEDLFCDQCDYEDLRAALNNLNKEEKELIDFIFYKNNTVQNYAYYKNMCYSTANLKKKVTLKKILNYINIHYNEIEYSKKIQG, encoded by the coding sequence ATGAATTTTGAATATATTGAATACTTAGTTACTAATTGCAAAAATGGTGATAAATTATCAAAAGAAAAACTAGCAGAGGAATTTAGACCTTTAATATTTAACATATCTAAAAGAACTTTTATTGATAGATATGAAATAAATGATATTCAACATGAATGTTATCAAACTCTTTTTAAATGTGTTTCCTTATACAACTTAGAAAAACATAGATTTGTTGCTTATGCTACTAATGCTATTAAAAATAATATCAATGATCTTATGAAAAGAATTAAAACTAGAAGCTCTACTGAAGGAAACAATGCATTAAGTCTACATGCTGATGTTGAAAAAGATTTGCCCTCTCAGGATATTGGCCTTGAAGATTTATTTTGTGATCAGTGTGATTATGAGGATTTAAGAGCTGCTCTTAATAATTTAAATAAAGAGGAAAAAGAGCTTATTGATTTTATATTTTATAAAAATAATACAGTTCAAAATTATGCTTACTATAAAAATATGTGCTACTCTACTGCTAATCTTAAAAAGAAAGTTACTTTGAAGAAGATCTTAAATTATATAAATATACATTATAATGAAATCGAATACTCAAAAAAAATCCAAGGCTGA
- a CDS encoding phage head-tail adapter protein, with amino-acid sequence MTYDYELTLIQQTYTEDEIGNQTPTEIKTVIYCGLKSIGRTEFYNAVAHELKPEVIFNINKFEYSGEQLIEFEGKKYKIICTYSNDFEKIELTCEKVI; translated from the coding sequence ATGACCTATGATTATGAATTAACATTAATCCAGCAAACTTATACTGAAGATGAAATAGGAAATCAGACTCCAACTGAAATAAAAACTGTAATTTATTGTGGTTTAAAATCTATAGGAAGAACTGAATTTTATAATGCGGTTGCTCATGAATTAAAACCAGAAGTAATTTTTAACATTAATAAATTTGAATATAGTGGGGAACAACTTATTGAGTTTGAGGGTAAAAAGTATAAAATAATCTGCACTTATTCAAATGATTTTGAAAAAATAGAATTGACTTGTGAGAAGGTGATTTAA
- a CDS encoding ATP-binding protein has translation MIIYEATKDEFMEHVTEDTIVTCINDNFIKMMGKRTSQHEMDSWNNSLQYMYKVLNTDAIPNNCGVAIEYKIPATSRRVDFMLTGLDADDRNNIIIFELKQWQEAEAVKDKDGLVMTFLGGSIRETTHPSYQAWSYASLIEDYNDAVEKNNLLLHPCAYLHNYSKLEKNDPIIDEIYDEYTSKAPVFGKGEIGDLRKFITKYIKKADNKEGLYKIEQGKIRPSKSLQDALAMMLDGNQEFKMIDDQKVVYETILKNSKRDVENGKHHVFIVEGGPGTGKSVLAINLLVKLSGYEYVCQYVTKNAAPRQVYHQKLKGKYKKKDIENLFKGSGVYTESEVDEFDVLIVDEAHRLNEKSGMFKNKGENQMKEIINSSKVSVFFIDEYQKVTTSDIGNKADIIKFAEEKGAKVTELKLESQFRCSGSDGYLAWIDDVLEIRSTANFDGYDFDYDFRIVDDPNEMAELIEEKNKERNKARIISGYCWNWITKKGGKDAAEYDIDIPEHNFKMKWNFSNSSTWAIDESSVSESGCIHTCQGLEFDYVGVIIGDDLRFQDERLITDFTRRASTDKSLSGIKGMHKKEPKIAAEIADEIIRNTYRTLITRGMKGCYVYCTDKGLSSYLKDRIYRIKK, from the coding sequence ATGATTATTTATGAAGCTACTAAGGATGAATTTATGGAACATGTAACTGAGGACACTATAGTTACATGCATTAATGATAATTTTATAAAAATGATGGGGAAAAGGACTTCTCAGCATGAAATGGATTCATGGAATAATTCTTTGCAATATATGTATAAAGTTCTAAATACAGATGCAATTCCTAATAATTGTGGAGTTGCTATTGAGTATAAGATTCCTGCAACTTCAAGAAGAGTTGATTTTATGTTAACTGGTCTTGATGCCGATGATAGAAATAATATTATTATTTTTGAATTAAAGCAATGGCAAGAAGCTGAGGCAGTAAAGGATAAGGATGGATTAGTTATGACTTTTCTTGGTGGATCTATTAGGGAAACTACACATCCATCTTATCAAGCATGGTCATATGCAAGCCTAATTGAAGATTATAATGATGCTGTTGAAAAAAATAATTTACTTCTGCATCCATGTGCATATTTACATAATTACAGTAAGCTTGAAAAAAATGATCCAATCATTGATGAAATATACGATGAATATACTTCAAAAGCACCTGTTTTTGGTAAGGGGGAAATTGGAGACCTTAGAAAATTTATAACTAAGTACATAAAGAAAGCTGATAATAAAGAAGGTCTTTATAAAATAGAACAAGGTAAGATAAGACCATCAAAATCTCTTCAGGATGCTCTAGCTATGATGCTTGATGGAAATCAAGAATTTAAGATGATTGATGATCAAAAGGTAGTTTATGAAACAATTCTTAAAAACAGTAAAAGAGATGTAGAAAATGGAAAACATCATGTATTTATTGTTGAAGGAGGTCCTGGTACTGGTAAATCTGTACTAGCTATAAATCTATTAGTTAAGCTAAGCGGATATGAATATGTTTGTCAGTATGTAACTAAAAATGCAGCACCAAGACAAGTTTATCATCAGAAACTTAAAGGAAAGTACAAGAAAAAAGATATAGAAAATTTATTTAAAGGTTCTGGTGTTTATACAGAATCTGAAGTGGATGAGTTTGATGTGTTAATTGTTGATGAAGCTCATAGATTAAATGAGAAATCTGGAATGTTTAAAAATAAAGGTGAAAATCAAATGAAGGAAATTATTAATTCATCTAAAGTTTCAGTATTCTTTATTGATGAGTATCAAAAGGTTACTACTAGTGATATAGGAAATAAAGCAGATATTATAAAATTTGCAGAAGAAAAGGGTGCTAAAGTAACAGAACTTAAACTAGAATCTCAGTTTAGGTGTAGTGGATCTGATGGATATTTAGCTTGGATTGATGATGTTCTTGAAATTAGGAGTACTGCAAATTTTGATGGATATGACTTTGATTATGATTTTAGAATAGTAGATGATCCGAATGAAATGGCAGAATTAATAGAAGAAAAAAATAAGGAAAGAAATAAAGCCAGAATAATTTCAGGATATTGTTGGAATTGGATTACTAAAAAAGGTGGAAAAGATGCTGCAGAGTATGATATAGATATTCCAGAACATAATTTTAAAATGAAATGGAATTTTAGTAATAGTTCAACATGGGCAATTGATGAAAGTTCAGTAAGTGAAAGTGGTTGTATACATACATGTCAAGGGTTAGAATTTGATTATGTCGGAGTAATAATTGGTGATGATTTAAGATTCCAAGATGAAAGGTTAATTACTGATTTTACTAGAAGAGCATCCACAGATAAATCATTAAGTGGAATTAAGGGGATGCATAAAAAAGAACCAAAGATAGCTGCGGAAATTGCAGATGAAATAATTAGAAATACATATAGAACATTAATTACTAGAGGAATGAAAGGTTGTTATGTATATTGCACAGATAAAGGTCTTTCTAGTTATTTGAAAGATAGAATTTATAGAATTAAGAAATAA